A region from the Methanothermobacter sp. genome encodes:
- a CDS encoding isocitrate/isopropylmalate family dehydrogenase: GSAPQIAGKNIANPTAMILTTTLMLKHLNKTQEAQKIQEALERTLLKGIMTPDLGGSASTMEMARAVKEELDNLDKN, encoded by the coding sequence ACGGATCAGCACCCCAGATAGCCGGAAAAAACATAGCAAACCCCACAGCCATGATACTCACAACAACACTCATGCTAAAACACCTCAACAAAACACAGGAAGCACAGAAAATACAGGAAGCACTGGAGAGGACACTCCTTAAGGGTATAATGACGCCGGACCTTGGGGGAAGTGCCAGTACCATGGAGATGGCCCGTGCCGTGAAAGAAGAATTAGATAATTTAGATAAAAACTAA